In Desulfopila inferna, a single window of DNA contains:
- a CDS encoding recombinase family protein — translation MTVTGYLLLEESAADITAVDIERRTIERYAATIGVRLDHLRIEQGTSIRRPFAERTQGRKILAEIEKGDSIVAGKAEWVLSSAREGLHLINMLQERKVALYCADLEENITLPVERKLVVYEGGADLVKRLLISLAACESSSHGDSIRAAKRQMKKEGKYLGGPVPFGWHVKAGFLVQDREQQKVIREIRKLRADRWSYRDIAQKLTHLFGLQLSHEGIRKILLYNDNNK, via the coding sequence ATGACCGTAACAGGATACCTCCTCCTCGAGGAAAGCGCGGCAGACATCACCGCTGTTGATATCGAACGTCGCACTATCGAGCGTTATGCCGCAACCATTGGCGTGCGCCTTGACCATCTTCGAATCGAACAGGGAACATCTATAAGGCGTCCTTTTGCTGAACGAACTCAGGGGCGGAAGATCCTGGCGGAGATTGAAAAGGGAGATAGTATTGTCGCCGGTAAGGCCGAATGGGTTCTAAGTTCGGCCAGGGAAGGTCTGCACCTGATAAATATGCTACAGGAGAGGAAAGTGGCCTTGTATTGCGCAGATCTGGAAGAAAATATAACTCTGCCCGTGGAACGAAAACTTGTGGTTTACGAGGGAGGAGCCGATCTTGTCAAACGACTGCTTATCTCACTAGCGGCCTGTGAAAGCAGTTCGCATGGTGATTCCATAAGGGCAGCGAAGCGACAGATGAAAAAGGAAGGAAAGTACCTCGGGGGGCCTGTTCCCTTTGGTTGGCATGTTAAAGCAGGATTTCTGGTGCAGGATCGTGAGCAGCAGAAAGTCATACGTGAAATCCGTAAATTACGGGCCGACAGGTGGTCTTACCGGGATATAGCACAAAAGCTCACCCATCTTTTCGGTCTGCAGCTGTCCCACGAAGGTATTCGCAAGATCCTGCTCTATAACGACAACAACAAATGA